The following is a genomic window from Drosophila busckii strain San Diego stock center, stock number 13000-0081.31 chromosome 2L, ASM1175060v1, whole genome shotgun sequence.
ctCAGTCCTTCTCGATGagaaaaaactttttcaataatGAGGAGACAGGCTACTTCAAGACCCAGAAACGCGCGCCGGTCGCTCAGAACTCATCGGCTATGTTGACAGACATGGTCAAGGGTAACTTCATTAATGTGCTGCCTATGGTGGTAATTGGTGGCTGGATCAACTGGATGTTCAGTGGTTTTGTGACCACCAAGGTGCCCTTCCCACTTACTTTGCGCTTTAAGCCTATGCTGCAACGCGGTGTGGAGCTGGCCTCATTGGATGCCGCCTGGGTTTCTTCGGCCTCTTGGTATTTCTTGAACGTCTTTGGCTTGCGTTCCATCTACACGTTGGTGCTCGGTGAGAACAATCATGCTGATCAGACGCAAGCACAGGCAGATGCCATGACGGGCGCTGCTATGACAATGCCGCAAGATCCAAAGGCTGCTTTCAAAGCCGAGTGGGAGGCTCTCGAGATAACCGAGTATCAGAATGCGCTCAAGAATATTGATGGTGAAATGTTGAGCTTGGCCAATGGCAGCTCATCCTAGCGATGCCAAAAGAAGCATAGGCAGAAGAAGCATAATAACTAATAGAAAAATTTAGATGCCGTAATAACCTAATACACAAAGATTGATTCTCCAGTCAAAGagttttgcaataaatttattatgtctACGACTTTGAATTTAGCTCACTCTTCTCTCCCCCGCCTGCATAGTGTGGTGGAACTTTTAAGTATAAAACAGTTAAAATCAATGTGTAAAAAACGTGCTTAATAATAGTAAGCATCCTCGGTAGGCTCGGCTTGTGTAGTTGGCTCTTCGCCGCCACCGGATGTGGGTGCCTCGGGCTCAGTGGGCGCTTCTGCCGCTTCAGCTTTTGGCTCCGCTGccggtggtggtggtgatgTGGGTGCTTCCGGCTCAGTATCCTGAGTGGGCCCTTCCTTCTTATCTGAAGTCGCCTCAGTACGTCCAGTATTTAATGGCGAAGGTGGACGCGCCGTTGGTGGAGCCTTAAACTGTTTCTCCTTTTTAAGATCCTTGGGCTTGCCCAGCAGCTTGTAATCATTGGGCAACTCTGCTTCCGTGTAGAGCTTATCGGTGAAGTagacgcggcgtatgcgcacaTTAGCATGCACCTGAAGGGAAACAGTTTCCAAATAATTCGAACCATAAGCACGACGCGTAAAATCtgccaaattaaattgaatctGATTCCAGCCAGGGGACATGCCCATTGGCATGGCCGTGCAAAAAGGTTTCACCGAGGTCTTGCTCTGAAAGTTGGATACCCGGAAACGGCGCATAAAGCGTTGGTCATCTTGGATCTGTAATGTAGGCGGCTTTCAGATTGTAGACCCCAACTAGGTGCTCACCAATTCTTACCTTGActtcaaaacaaaagtatttgtgcatatttttgatGAGCAGCACTAAGAATGGCAGCTTAATGCCCAGTTCTGCTTTACAGTCGCTGGGACAGTGTATAAAAGTGGTTGAAACATTGGAGCCCATGATCTCCAGTACCAGGGACTTGATGTCTTCATCGTAAATGCGTTTAATATAACCATTTTTTGTCTACAGAGCAATCAATGGATCGTTAGAACTTAACAATATTATTTCgctaatatttacatatgtggACCAGTTGTCCAGCGGGGAGCTGCCCACGCTATAGAGCACCGTTAGGAAGCCTTTCTGATATGCAGCACGatacatatttattgcttattagtaataatttataaaaactatcTGAGCTTTACTATTTGTACAATGATTTACAGCAGTAAAAATTCTCTGATTTGAAATGTAGCGCAAACTATACTTGTTAAATTGTATTAGCTATATAAGgacttaataaacaaatgtattctAATTGTAAAATGGATTATAGGTGACCCAGTGTGCGCGCTCCTGTTCCTTGTCCGTTTTGTGGGTGGTGAATAGCGATTTGTATACATCGCTAGCCTTGGGATCTTTGGCCACACTAAATTCAGTTTTCAAACGCTTTAATTCCGGATCCTGCATAGCATTTGTAGCACCCAAGCGCTTGGGATTCGCTACAGCCTTAATTTTGGGTGCATTATTAATGCTGCTAGAAGTTGAAGGCTTCTCTGCTTTGGTGCCGCTAGAAGTTGAAGGCTTCTCTGGTTGGCTGCCGTTAGAAGTTGAAGGTTTCTCTGGTTGGCTGCCACTGGCTTCAATTGACTCTGCAGACTCTGCCTTCACTACAGTTTCTgtctgcttgctttgcttctTGTCCTTTTTATTTGACTTGCGTTTGGCTGCACGCATTTCGCATTTTACCTTCATTAGTTCTAAGTCCTCTTCGTTACCATTGAGCACTATAACATCTTCTACATTGTAGGGTAACTGGCATAATGGGCAAGTACTAGCCGCTTTTCCTTTAATCTGTTTCAGTGCACGCTCCGACATGACGCAGCCGCAGCTCCAGAGTGCCACAAAACGAAATTTGCCTGACATTTCCAGGCCAATGAGTTTGCAGATATAGGGTGCATGACGTGTGTCCAACAGTCCTTCGGTCTTGTCCTCATTGGTGAAGGCTGGGTTTGgtgtcagctgcagctgcttaatgTCTTTCATGCTGCGCACATGCTCCGAACCCTCTGGCATCTTCTCTTTCTCCAGCAGGCGCTCAATAACACTTTGTTTGGAGTACAATCGCCCCATGGTGCACATGACAATGGGCTCCTGTAGACGCTGTTGAGTCAGCGCGCAATGCAGCCAACGAAATTCACGCTCGGCATCTTTGTCTTTCtgcaaaagtaaagtaaaacaTTGACAAACATAACTCTATTGAAGAATCAAAGTTTACTTGCCTGTTCTGGCTTTTGCTTAACGCGCACCAGCTCATCACGCCTAGGAATAGTACCACCATCACATCCCATgctgtattattattaattaataataatttcaatacaatttatatcttgtgttttgttttgctaaaaaCAAGTTCAATTGACTGGTTCTTTTGAACGTCGATACTTTATGATTACGAATCGATACCATTGCTACCAGTGTGAccatttgctataaaattaattgaaaacgcGGAAAGTTGCTTGAAAGAAGCTCAGCTACTATACAGTTTATTATAAACGATAAAGTTACAGTACTAAGTATATTTAAACAACTAAGAGTCGGTGAAAGGACAATGCTTCGCATACGGCACATCTATGCAAATGCAGCCACGAGCGCTGtgaatataacaaaatatgaaaacatgTACAGGTGCAGGCAAATGAAAAAGCTAACGGTACTTACTCATCAGGCGCGTCGTTGCCTATTTTATACTCCCGCAAAAGTGAGACAAACTCAAATGGCTTCATTTTGACGTTGATGGGCAAACGCTTTGGACCTGACACATTAACACAACCATTTGGACAAGGCACACCCATAAAACTGGTGCGCTTCATTGTGGCCGTGGCCAGATAGCAAATGCTAAGAAAATGAGAGCAGCGATAACGTCCTAATGGTGAACACacattaatttgaattcagtTGCACGATAATTGCTACTAAAACTCTTACTAATAGGATTTCCTTTACAGAAAGGTTGCACTCGTCCACCGTTtacacaataatttaaatgcccTGTGTTGTCCTCCTGGCCCAAATAGCCAGCATTGGTATGCAGCACTTGTATGACGCTGGCATCATCTTGTGAAAGTCGAAAGCGATTGCTCTTCTTGCGCTCAATAAGCGGACGTGCTGGATCCAGGCCTATAATGCGATACTGCTTCTTGGTCAAGTGATTGCTAATCATGCCGCAGATGTGCGCGCCCAGCGAGTGACCAACACAGGTAATTTTTTCACGCGTTGCTCCATAGTGCGTAAGAAACGAATATATTTGGGCAGTGCACTGTGCAGTCAAACGTGTGTTGATCAGCGAGTGTAGATAGCAAGGATAACGCGTTAGTGGTCGCCAGTCCACAGTTATGACATTAAAATCACGCGacaaataagctaaaattatatgaaaattgttaaataccGTTTATAGTAGTGGAGGCGTGATTAGTTCAAAGCTATACTCACTAACCATCCCTTAGATACTGTAGATGCTTGTCTATGGCAGTGCCATTGAAGCCATGCACTATGAAAACCGTTTCGCGCTGCTTGCTAAAGCCGCCTTGATATAGAGTCAATggattgtttattttaagagGCAGACCAGTGCGTGGGCCATGGctacaaatattgaaaaagaAATGGCAAATTATGTAAAGTAGGCTTTATTGTAATTGATAGGTGAAGCTAATGACAACGAGCAAGTTTCTGCTTCAGTGGCATTCAAGCTTATGTAATGCAGGAAAAGCTTAGTTATTGTGCatactatttataaattacacatCTGCATCGCCAAC
Proteins encoded in this region:
- the LOC108594335 gene encoding cilia- and flagella-associated protein 20, with translation MYRAAYQKGFLTVLYSVGSSPLDNWSTYTKNGYIKRIYDEDIKSLVLEIMGSNVSTTFIHCPSDCKAELGIKLPFLVLLIKNMHKYFCFEVKIQDDQRFMRRFRVSNFQSKTSVKPFCTAMPMGMSPGWNQIQFNLADFTRRAYGSNYLETVSLQVHANVRIRRVYFTDKLYTEAELPNDYKLLGKPKDLKKEKQFKAPPTARPPSPLNTGRTEATSDKKEGPTQDTEPEAPTSPPPPAAEPKAEAAEAPTEPEAPTSGGGEEPTTQAEPTEDAYYY
- the LOC108605675 gene encoding lipase member H-A; translation: MKNLIVICLFTIIAKDAQSLLLNQMDWKNLLNSGALDLNVLRCFLRDKNFCPSPYIEHRLYAPHGPRTGLPLKINNPLTLYQGGFSKQRETVFIVHGFNGTAIDKHLQYLRDAYLSRDFNVITVDWRPLTRYPCYLHSLINTRLTAQCTAQIYSFLTHYGATREKITCVGHSLGAHICGMISNHLTKKQYRIIGLDPARPLIERKKSNRFRLSQDDASVIQVLHTNAGYLGQEDNTGHLNYCVNGGRVQPFCKGNPIRRYRCSHFLSICYLATATMKRTSFMGVPCPNGCVNVSGPKRLPINVKMKPFEFVSLLREYKIGNDAPDDARGCICIDVPYAKHCPFTDS
- the LOC108594336 gene encoding ER membrane protein complex subunit 3 — protein: MTELLIDPDIRVWVFLPIVLITFLVGIVRHYVSILISTQKKAEITQIMDSQAMIRARLLRENGKYLSAQSFSMRKNFFNNEETGYFKTQKRAPVAQNSSAMLTDMVKGNFINVLPMVVIGGWINWMFSGFVTTKVPFPLTLRFKPMLQRGVELASLDAAWVSSASWYFLNVFGLRSIYTLVLGENNHADQTQAQADAMTGAAMTMPQDPKAAFKAEWEALEITEYQNALKNIDGEMLSLANGSSS
- the LOC108594334 gene encoding replication termination factor 2; amino-acid sequence: MGCDGGTIPRRDELVRVKQKPEQKDKDAEREFRWLHCALTQQRLQEPIVMCTMGRLYSKQSVIERLLEKEKMPEGSEHVRSMKDIKQLQLTPNPAFTNEDKTEGLLDTRHAPYICKLIGLEMSGKFRFVALWSCGCVMSERALKQIKGKAASTCPLCQLPYNVEDVIVLNGNEEDLELMKVKCEMRAAKRKSNKKDKKQSKQTETVVKAESAESIEASGSQPEKPSTSNGSQPEKPSTSSGTKAEKPSTSSSINNAPKIKAVANPKRLGATNAMQDPELKRLKTEFSVAKDPKASDVYKSLFTTHKTDKEQERAHWVTYNPFYN